One Fusarium musae strain F31 chromosome 6, whole genome shotgun sequence DNA segment encodes these proteins:
- a CDS encoding hypothetical protein (EggNog:ENOG41~BUSCO:EOG09261CQG) — protein MAVIYVDEEAGSDLPEIQGTEAAPFKSLLEAYYRHGAESEYQVKKKDDEEGYKPAAKSALKKAVAYAAQQKKKAEAAAKRAEKDAQDEAARLAVLEEAKKLKITNDPSLPEPVAINLQETDPSKIGKLRKSKDEPTEGVKRVSVQGRVNRVAKQGGLIFVTLRRGLNYMQCLLSGDLSKTYDALTLSRETSLEIIGELWEVPAGAHAPLDRELRADYFRVIAKAPGGDEAFTNLVPVDGDTNTLMNLRHLTLRHEKPAAVMFVRDIVEDAFHTVYKELDVKKVSPPALVQTQVEGGSTLFKFDYYGETSYLTQSSQLYLETVLPVLGDCYCIEKSFRAEKSLTRRHLSEYSHVEAELDFITFDNLLDHLEHVICRVIDLTLENPVAAEAIKKYNPDFEKPSRPFLRMRYSDAIDWLRERGIKNEDGNDHTFGDDIAEAAERKMTDEINRPIFLTHFPVEIKSFYMSRAKDDPRVTESVDVLMPGVGEIVGGSMRIWDYEELMAGYKREGIDPTGYFWYTDQRKYGSTPHGGYGLGAERFLAWLLKLWTVREACLYPRYMGRCTP, from the exons ATGGCGGTTATCTACGTCGACGAAGAAGCCGGAAGCGATCTCCCCGAGATTCAGGGCACTGAGGCCGCCCCCTTCAAGTCTCTTCTTGAAGCCTACTACCGCCATGGAGCCGAGTCCGAGTACCAGGttaagaagaaggacgatgaggagggtTACAAGCCTGCTGCCAAGTCAGCCCTGAAGAAGGCTGTCGCCTATGCTGCTcagcagaagaaaaaggccGAGGCTGCTGCTAAGCGAGCTGAGAAGGATGCTCAAGACGAGGCCGCTCGTTTGGCTGTTCtcgaggaggccaagaagctgaagatcaCTAACGACCCTTCACTTCCCGAGCCTGTTGCGATCAACCTCCAAGAGACCGACCCTTCAAAGATTGGTAAACTCCGAAAGAGCAAGGATGAGCCCACTGAGGGAGTCAAGCGCGTCTCCGTTCAGGGCCGTGTCAACCGTGTCGCTAAGCAGGGTGGTCTTATCTTTGTGACTCTGCGCCGCGGTCTCAACTACATGCAATGTCTCCTTTCCGGAGATCTCTCCAAGACCTACGATGCCCTTACTCTTTCACGAGAGACCTCTCTCGAGATCATTGGTGAGCTTTGGGAGGTTCCCGCCGGTGCTCACGCCCCTCTGGACCGAGAACTTCGCGCCGACTACTTCAGGGTCATCGCCAAGGCCcctggtggtgatgaggccTTCACCAACTTGGTTCCCGTTGACGGTGATACCAACACCCTCATGAACCTCCGCCACCTTACCCTCCGCCACGAGAAGCCCGCCGCCGTCATGTTCGTTCGCGACATTGTCGAGGATGCTTTCCACACCGTTTACAAGGAGTTGGACGTCAAGAAGGTCAGCCCTCCTGCTCTTGTACAGACTCAGGTCGAAGGTGGTTCTACTCTTTTCAAGTTCGACTACTATGGCGAGACTTCATACTTGACTCAGTCCAGTCAGCTTTACCTCGAGACTGTCCTACCTGTCCTTGGTGACTGCTACTGCATTGAGAAGTCTTTCCGTGCTGAGAAGTCCCTTACCCGTCGCCAT CTTTCTGAGTACTCCCACGTCGAGGCTGAACTCGATTTCATTACCTTCGACAACCTCCTGGACCATCTTGAGCACGTCATCTGCCGTGTGATCGATCTGACCCTCGAGAACCCTGTTGCCgctgaggctatcaagaagtACAACCCCGACTTCGAGAAGCCTTCTCGACCTTTCTTGCGCATGCGATACTCCGATGCCATTGATTGGCTGCGAGAGCGTGGTATCAAGAACGAGGATGGTAACGACCACACCTTTGGCGACGATAT TgccgaggctgctgagcGCAAGATGACCGACGAGATCAACCGCCCCATCTTCCTCACTCACTTCCCCGTCGAGATCAAGTCCTTCTACATGTCAAGGGCCAAGGACGACCCCCGCGTGACCGAGTCCGTCGATGTTCTGATGCCTGGAGTTGGCGAGATTGTCGGAGGCAGCATGAGAATTTGGGACTATGAGGAGCTAATGGCCGGCTACAAGCGAGAGGGTATTGATCCTACAGGATACTTCTGGTACACTGACCAGCGCAAGTACGGATCTACTCCTCACGGAGGATACGGTCTGGGAGCTGAGCG ATTCCTGGCGtggctcctcaagctctggACAGTGCGAGAAGCTTGCCTGTATCCCCGATACATGGGCAGATGCACACCATAA
- a CDS encoding hypothetical protein (EggNog:ENOG41), whose product MTDVKDITPDLDRLDNQLDDLEEKLQPLLGNLEGMASQLPLLDKAKLFSLTAYAIESLMFSSLKLNEGNETQTQAVLTELKRIQQYFGKIKNIESPPEPETRTLTINQEATARILKADLGDNKTISSKLAEKIAEERAKALLKSVENRKRPAEESPVPSQPNSSADGKDKNKKKQKKNKKNKSKN is encoded by the exons ATGACAGACGTTAAGGACATCACACCGGATCTCGATCGGCTGGATAATCAGctcgatgatcttgaagaaaagCTACAGCCTTTGTTGGGCAACCTCGAAGGCATGGCCTCTCAGTTGCCCCTATTAGACAAGGCGAAACTGTTCTCACTTACAGCTTACGCGATCGAATCCCTAATGTTTT CATCACTGAAATTAAATGAGGGCAATGAGACTCAAACACAAGCCGTTCTTACTGAACTCAAGCGAATTCAGCAATATTTTggaaagatcaagaacatcgagTCTCCCCCGGAGCCTGAAACGCGTACCCTGACTATTAACCAAGAGGCTACCGCGCGTATCCTCAAGGCGGACCTG GGCGACAACAAAACAATCAGCAGTAAGCTTGCCGAAAAGATTGCAGAGGAACGAGCCAAGGCACTGCTCAAGTCTGTTGAGAACCGAAAGCGGCCAGCAGAAGAGTCGCCTGTTCCATCTCAGCCTAACTCTTCTGCTGATGGAaaagacaagaacaagaagaagcagaagaagaacaaaaagaaCAAGTCGAAAAACTGA
- a CDS encoding hypothetical protein (EggNog:ENOG41), with the protein MKMRATTQIARKSTRWLRSGPSFGYIRAFASAVPPTEQKKPEAVPPELSSAPSRPWKSSITQAGSLTPTSTSPSSQFYVPSVVIPAEAAKSGPVHKIHILGEDVRSRFIAHALCSVYDSVETVPFREMPKSRYRNVEKVQPERTRKNAYAEKNAAISDNDALPQCDRSHIDELIVTGRGFEAVKAIASVKDRIDGKTSICLLNDGMGVLEQVREQLFNGTQPEPNFYLGHMSHALAFNRNRDSVKQLKSGRTVFTKADPVLNAEKELYIPVEQHPSMMLSLRRVKELNTTFSTFEHWLRFKLPSVMFTAAVEPVCVLLDLPYQGLLENRNAQRLMDQLLRELALVTENMPEVQDSPDLLKFLRGEGLKKFCYRRITGKSKAPSDLLTRINKGLQTDINYQNGYFLKRARTLGIDTPRNQLMVQMIKARRIEELKRLRSFIPVQEALPDIVREKFQQRRLKNDLL; encoded by the coding sequence ATGAAGATGCGGGCGACGACTCAAATAGCGCGAAAATCGACCCGATGGCTCCGAAGTGGCCCCAGTTTCGGCTATATACGAGCCTTTGCTTCGGCAGTGCCTCCGACAGAACAGAAGAAACCAGAAGCCGTACCCCCAGAACTCAGCAGTGCGCCATCACGGCCATGGAAAAGCTCTATTACCCAAGCCGGATCTCTCACACCTACATCAACAAGCCCTTCATCGCAGTTCTACGTCCCCTCGGTTGTCATTCCAGCTGAAGCAGCGAAATCTGGACCAGTACATAAGATTCATATCCTGGGCGAAGATGTTAGATCAAGATTCATCGCCCACGCTCTATGTAGCGTTTATGATTCCGTCGAGACGGTGCCATTTCGCGAGATGCCCAAGTCAAGATATCGAAATGTGGAAAAGGTTCAACCTGAACGAACAAGGAAGAATGCATATGCCGAGAAGAATGCAGCCATCTCCGACAATGATGCTCTACCTCAATGTGACCGCTCGCATATCGATGAGTTGATAGTTACCGGCCGTGGCTTTGAGGCTGTTAAAGCGATCGCTTCAGTCAAAGATCGAATCGACGGTAAAACATCGATTTGTCTTCTTAACGACGGCATGGGAGTGCTCGAGCAAGTCCGCGAACAGCTCTTTAACGGAACCCAGCCTGAGCCCAACTTTTACTTGGGCCATATGTCCCACGCGCTCGCTTTCAACCGGAACAGGGATTCTGTTAAGCAGTTGAAGAGTGGGCGAACAGTCTTCACCAAGGCTGATCCGGTACTAAATGCGGAGAAGGAGCTCTACATCCCTGTTGAGCAACACCCTAGTATGATGCTTTCGCTGAGGAGGGTCAAAGAGCTCAACACAACCTTCAGTACTTTCGAGCATTGGCTAAGGTTCAAACTACCCTCCGTTATGTTCACGGCTGCTGTTGAGCCCGTTTGtgtgcttcttgacctcccaTACCAAGGTCTATTGGAAAATAGAAATGCCCAAAGGCTGATGGATCAGCTTCTAAGGGAACTGGCTCTAGTAACGGAGAACATGCCTGAGGTCCAAGACTCGCCCGACCTCTTAAAATTCCTCCGTGGAGAAGGCCTCAAAAAGTTCTGCTACCGTCGCATTACAGGCAAGAGCAAAGCCCCCAGTGATCTGCTGACACGCATCAACAAAGGTCTGCAAACAGACATTAACTATCAGAATGGATACTTCTTGAAGCGGGCTAGGACTCTCGGCATAGACACGCCCAGAAATCAACTGATGGTTCAGATGATTAAGGCCCGACGTATTGAAGAATTGAAAAGGTTACGGTCTTTCATACCTGTCCAGGAGGCATTACCGGACATTGTTAGGGAGAAGTTTCAGCAGCGCAGATTGAAAAATGATTTATTGTAG
- a CDS encoding hypothetical protein (EggNog:ENOG41~BUSCO:EOG09265HEP): protein MDDAELEQLRKARLEQLKAEAGGSGGGSSGQEQQQQRQQQQNDARQHILNQILHPEAADRLGRIRLVKEERAADIENRLITLAQTGQLRQKVTEAQLKELLNAMSESKEEEKIVVSRRKAWDDDDDLDL from the exons ATGGACGACGCAGAGTTGGAACAG TTACGAAAAGCTCGCCTGGAGCAACTGAAGGCTGAAGCCGGTGGTAGTGGAGGCGGCTCTTCTGGTCaggaacaacaacagcagcgcCA ACAGCAGCAAAATGACGCTCGCCAACACATCCTCAACCAGATCCTCCATCCCGAAGCCGCCGACCGTCTAGGCCGTATCCGACTTGTGAAGGAGGAGCGCGCCGCCGACATCGAGAACCGACTTATCACACTTGCGCAAACCGGCCAACTTCGACAGAAGGTCACTGAGGCACAACTCAAGGAGCTTCTCAACGCTATGTCGGAgagcaaggaggaggagaagattgTTGTGAGCAGACGCAAGGCGtgggacgatgacgacgatttGGACCTGTAA
- the COQ4 gene encoding Ubiquinone biosynthesis protein (EggNog:ENOG41~BUSCO:EOG092643VB), with translation MKSALPKLRSIGSAQNASTLVRATSCASCSSLSSRSFTSLNRPPPNYPGHVPLTRVERAGLAIGASVMSFFDPYRHDLIAATGEATATPYFIYRLRDAMLADPTGRRILRARPRISSKTLSLEALRALPENSVGRAYVGWLDREGVSPDTRATVRYIDDEECAYVMQRYRECHDFYHALTGLPIVREGEVALKAFEFANTLLPMTGLSIFAAATMKRSERQRFASIYLPWALKNGARSKEVINVFWEERLEDDVSDLRKELGMEQPPDMRDIRKREREEKKRLKELREQGL, from the exons ATGAAGAGCGCACTTCCTAAACTAAGGTCAATTGGATCTGCCCAGAATGCTAGTACCTTGGTACGGGCAACATCTTGTGCATCCTGCTCTTCTTTGTCATCGAGGAGCTTCACAAGTTTGAACCGACCCCCGCCAAACTACCCAGGCCATGTTCCTCTAACGAGAGTTGAGCGGGCTGGGCTGGCCATTGGGGCCAGCGTAATGTCTTTTTTCGACCCCTATCGCCATG ACCTCATCGCTGCTACTGGCGAAGCCACAGCCACACCATACTTCATCTATCGCCTTCGCGACGCTATGCTCGCCGATCCAACCGGCCGTCGTATCCTCCGAGCTCGACCTCGAATCTCCTCCAAAACCCTTTCCCTCGAAGCTCTACGTGCGCTACCCGAAAACTCCGTTGGCCGCGCCTATGTAGGCTGGCTCGATCGCGAAGGCGTCTCCCCCGATACTCGAGCTACGGTGCGGTAcatcgacgacgaagagTGCGCATATGTCATGCAGCGATATCGCGAGTGTCATGACTTCTACCACGCTCTGACTGGTCTGCCTATCGTGCGCGAGGGTGAGGTTGCACTCAAGGCTTTCGAGTTTGCGAATACGTTGCTTCCCATGACGGGATTAAGTATCTTTGCGGCAGCTACCATGAAGAGGAGCGAGAGGCAGCGATTTGCCTCGATATACCTACCCTGGGCTCTGAAGAATGGGGCACGGAGCAAAGAAGTCATTAATGTCTTCTGGGAAGAGAGacttgaggatgatgttaGTGACTTAAGAAAAGAGCTGGGTATGGAGCAACCGCCCGATATGAGAGACATAcgaaagagggagagggaggagaagaagagactcAAAGAGCTGAGAGAGCAGGGGCTATAA